The Bradyrhizobium betae genomic interval TGCCCGGCAGCCACACCGTGCGCGGCTGCTCATATTGCTTGATGTCGAGGCCCTGCTCGACACAGGTCGGAACGTCGCTCCAGCCTTCGGTCGCGGTAACCTTGGGGCCCAGCGGCAGCCGCTTCGGGCTGAAAACGCAGAGCGGTCGCTGCGTTCCACCGCGCCATTGCCCGAGGCTTTCGCTGGGATTGTTGACGTGGGAATCGAGGTGTCCTCCGGCGAGCTGCACCGCGGTCTCGGCGCCGCTCTTGAAGGGGATGTAGGTCAGCTTGATCCGGCCGGCCTTCTCGATCATGCGGGTGAGCACCTCGTCGGTGTCCTTGGACTGCGCGCCGCCCATCTTGAATTCAGCCGATGCAGCGGCCTTCAGATAGTCGCCGGCCGTCTTGTAGGGCGCGTCCTGCTTGACCCAGAGCAGGAACTCGTCCTGCGCCATCGCCGCGATCGGCGTGAGATCGGTGTAGTTGAAGGCGACCTTGGAGACGAGCGGCTGCTGCCAGGCGTTCGACGTGCCGAAAATCACCTTGTAGGGGTCGCCGGCGGAGGCCTTGGCGTAGACATAACCTTCCGCGCCGCTGCCGCCGCCCTTGTTGGCAACGACGATGGGCTGCTCGGTCAGCTTGTATTTGGTGATGATGTTCTGCACGGCACGCGCAAGATTGTCGGTGCCGCCGCCCGGCCCGGCCGTGGCCACGAACTCGATCGGCTTTTGCGGTTGCCAGGCGCTGAGCGCCGGCAGCGTGCCGGCGAGAACGGCCACAGCCGTGGACAGCAGAAGCTTCGACGTCCCACCCATGATTTCCTCCAGCTTTTTTGTGTTCTGCTTTATTTGTCGTATCGACGTCCGGTCAGGCGACGCGTTCCTCGCGCCTGCCTGAGCCCAGCACGATCGCGCCTTCTTTCTCGAGCGCTTCGATCTGCTTCTGGTCGAACCCGTGCTCGGCCAGAACCTCGCGTGTATGCTCACCATAGACCGGCGCGCCGGTGCGCACTTTCCCCGGCGTCTGCGAAAACTTGACGGGAAGCCCGATCGTCTTCACCGGGCCGAGCGTGGAATGCTCGACCTCGACGACCATCTCGCGTGCCAGCGTCTGCGGATCGCTGAGCGCCTCCAGCATGTCATGCACCGGTCCGCACGGCACGCCCTTGTCATCCAATGCCGCCAGCCAATGCGCCCGCGACCTGGTGCGGAAACGCTCGCTCAGGACGGCTTCGAGCTGCTTCAGGTTCGCCATGCGGTCGGCCCCCGTCACGAAGCGCGGATCGGCGGCGAGCTCGCTCGCACCAAGCGCTTCCAGCATCAACAGCCAATGCTTCTTGTTGGCGCCGCCGACCACGAGCCAGCCGTCCGAGGCCTCGAAGGCCTGATAGGGCGCGTTGAGCGGATGGGCCGAGCCCATCGCGCGCGGCGCGGTGCCCGCCGCCAGCGCGATCGTAGACTGCCAATAGGTCTGCACCAGCGCGGCCTCGTAAAGCGAGGTCTCGACCCACTGCCCTTCGCCGGTCTTGAGGCGGTGGGTATAGGCGGCCAGGATGCCCATGCTCGCGAGCAGGCCGGCGGTGATGTCGGACAGCGGCGGGCCACACTTCACCGGCGGCCCGTCGGGGCGCTCACCGGTAAAGCTCATGATGCCGCTCATGGCCTGCGCGACGAGGTCAAATCCCCGGCGGTGCTTGTAAGGGCCGGTGCGGCCGAAGCCCGACAACGAGCAGTAGATCAGCGACGGGTGCTGCTCGTGCAGCTCCTCGTAGCCGAAGCCGAGCCGTTCCATGGCGCCGGGCGCAAAGTTCTCGACCAGCACGTCGGCGCCCGCGATCAGCCGCCGCAGCACCTGCTTGCCGCCGTCGGTCTTCAGGTCCAGCACGATGCCGCGCTTGTTGCGGTTCATCATCAGGAACGAGGCCGCCTCATCGCCGATCTTCGGCGGCACCGAATGACGGGTGTCGTCGCCGTTCGGCGATTTCTCGATCTTGATGACGTCGGCGCCCATATCGGCGAGCATCAGGGTGCAGGTCGGGCCGGCCATGACGTGGGTGAGATCGACGACCTTGAGGCCGGCCA includes:
- a CDS encoding Bug family tripartite tricarboxylate transporter substrate binding protein — protein: MGGTSKLLLSTAVAVLAGTLPALSAWQPQKPIEFVATAGPGGGTDNLARAVQNIITKYKLTEQPIVVANKGGGSGAEGYVYAKASAGDPYKVIFGTSNAWQQPLVSKVAFNYTDLTPIAAMAQDEFLLWVKQDAPYKTAGDYLKAAASAEFKMGGAQSKDTDEVLTRMIEKAGRIKLTYIPFKSGAETAVQLAGGHLDSHVNNPSESLGQWRGGTQRPLCVFSPKRLPLGPKVTATEGWSDVPTCVEQGLDIKQYEQPRTVWLPGKVTPDQAAFYIDLMKKVQATPEWKDYIEKTSQVDTFLTGAEFDKFIKEDLEHVRQVAGEQGWLVK
- a CDS encoding CaiB/BaiF CoA transferase family protein, whose protein sequence is MQSDRSQSTPRRSGPLAGLKVVDLTHVMAGPTCTLMLADMGADVIKIEKSPNGDDTRHSVPPKIGDEAASFLMMNRNKRGIVLDLKTDGGKQVLRRLIAGADVLVENFAPGAMERLGFGYEELHEQHPSLIYCSLSGFGRTGPYKHRRGFDLVAQAMSGIMSFTGERPDGPPVKCGPPLSDITAGLLASMGILAAYTHRLKTGEGQWVETSLYEAALVQTYWQSTIALAAGTAPRAMGSAHPLNAPYQAFEASDGWLVVGGANKKHWLLMLEALGASELAADPRFVTGADRMANLKQLEAVLSERFRTRSRAHWLAALDDKGVPCGPVHDMLEALSDPQTLAREMVVEVEHSTLGPVKTIGLPVKFSQTPGKVRTGAPVYGEHTREVLAEHGFDQKQIEALEKEGAIVLGSGRREERVA